Proteins encoded in a region of the Bos indicus isolate NIAB-ARS_2022 breed Sahiwal x Tharparkar unplaced genomic scaffold, NIAB-ARS_B.indTharparkar_mat_pri_1.0 scaffold_46, whole genome shotgun sequence genome:
- the LOC109557778 gene encoding LOW QUALITY PROTEIN: GTPase IMAP family member 6 (The sequence of the model RefSeq protein was modified relative to this genomic sequence to represent the inferred CDS: deleted 2 bases in 2 codons; substituted 1 base at 1 genomic stop codon): MFSPKVKKGEKEGKHVNLGHSSDADTGLPLSCPDPDRLLPGRLMRGTGSNPGRPPSLDASRVCGGMKGPQQMVRLILVGKSGSGKSATGNSILGRRVFESKVSARPVTQAFQQGCCPWEGRELQVIYTPDVLSGCAAHRGPGTAQGVGKAGSCSPQGPHAVLLVTQLAVRFTKEDQRVARRLQEVFRAGILARTILVFTRKEDLEGGSLETYLRETDNRMLAKLDNVCSRXHCGFNNKGNGAEQEAQLREFMRHVEGVLKEPEGHTYSPPAVPHPLPVPRESWGLWQPGPEEARRDKAWLRGLHRILKEPEQAGRQLPPSTPI; the protein is encoded by the exons ATGTTTTCCCCAAAagtgaaaaaaggagaaaaggaaggaaagcatgTGAACCTAGGGCACAGCTCGGACGCAGACACTGGTCTTCCTTTGTCCTGCCCCGACCCAGACCGTCTGCTCCCGGGGAGGCTAATGCGGGGGACAGGCTCTAACCCTGGCCGCCCTCCTTCTCTCGATGCTTCCAGGGTCTGCGGGGGAATGAAGGGACCCCAGCAGATGGTGAGGCTCATCCTGGTGGGAAAATCCGGAAGCGGGAAAAGCGCCACGGGAAACAGCATCCTCGGGAGGAGAGTGTTCGAGTCCAAGGTCAGCGCTCGCCCGGTGACCCAGGCCTTCCAGCAGGGGTGCTGCCcgtgggaggggagggagctgCAGGTCATCTACACCCCCGACGTCCTATCTGGCTGTGCGGCA CACCGGGGACCGGGGACCGCTCAGGGTGTCGGCAAGGCTGGCTCCTGCTCCCCGCAGGGGCCGCATGCGGTGCTTCTGGTGACACAGCTC GCGGTTCGGTTCACCAAGGAGGACCAGCGGGTGGCCAGGCGCCTCCAGGAGGTGTTCAGGGCGGGCATCCTGGCCCGCACCATCCTGGTGTTCACGCGGAAGGAAGACCTGGAAGGCGGCTCGCTGGAGACATACCTGCGGGAGACTGACAACCGGATGCTGGCCAAGCTGGACAATGTCTGCTCAAGGTGACACTGCGGCTTCAACAACAAGGGGAATGGAGCCGAGCAGGAGGCCCAGCTGAGGGAGTTCATGCGGCATGTTGAAGGGGTCCTGAAGGAGCCTGAGGGCCACACCTACAGCCCCCCAGCAGTCCCTCACCCCCTCCCCGTGCCCCGTGAGAGCTGGGGCCTCTGGCAGCCAGGCCCGGAGGAGGCGCGCAGGGACAAGGCCTGGCTGCGGGGCCTGCATCGCATCCTGAAGGAGCCCGAGCAAGCTGGACGCCAGCTCCCACCCAGCACGCCCATCTGA